GTATGGACAAGGCTTCGCCAATATCCCAACACACATGTTGCCCATGGATTTTTCCATTATTGGAACAGTACATTCTCATCCATCAGGAAACTTGATGCCTTCCCCAGCCGATTTAAATCACTTTTTGGGGAAAATACTGATGATCGTAGGCTTTCCCTTTGCAGATAGTAGAAATGTTGCAGCATACAATAATGAAGGAGAAAGACTGACATTGGAAATCACAGAAACATAAGAGTGCAAGCCTTTATTTATCGCCCAAAATTTCTCTACGCCTAATAGATTGTCAGGCTAGTGCATGACCAAAACAACCTTAAATATCAAGAGACAAAAGTTTAGCGGAAGTGCATCAAACACGAAGTCTCATAAAAACGAAAGCTCGACTTTTACTGGCGCAGAAGAGGCTAAGAAGCTCTCTGTAACGGAATTATTCAGGAGACTTTCTTCAAACGAGAACGGCCTTACCACTTCAGAGGCGGAGAAAAGGCTTCAACAGTTTGGCTCTAACGAGATTCCTGAGAAAAAAGTTAATCCAATTGTAAAGTTTTTAGGCTATTTTTGGGGTCCTATTCCATGGATGATTGAAGCGGCAGTTGTTGTGTCGGCGTTTATCCAACACTGGATTGATTTTGGAATTATTTTCGTGCTTCTTATGGTTAATGCAGTGGTTGGTTTCTGGCAGGAGCATAAGGCAGGCAATGCTATTGAAATGTTGAAACAGAAGCTTGCGCCGAAAGCGCGAGTTTTGCGTGATGGCAAATGGCGTGAAATTCCAGCTAGGGAACTTGTGCCAGGCGATGTTGTGCGTGTACGCTTAGGTGAT
This sequence is a window from Candidatus Bathyarchaeia archaeon. Protein-coding genes within it:
- a CDS encoding cation-transporting P-type ATPase, whose product is MTKTTLNIKRQKFSGSASNTKSHKNESSTFTGAEEAKKLSVTELFRRLSSNENGLTTSEAEKRLQQFGSNEIPEKKVNPIVKFLGYFWGPIPWMIEAAVVVSAFIQHWIDFGIIFVLLMVNAVVGFWQEHKAGNAIEMLKQKLAPKARVLRDGKWREIPARELVPGDVVRVRLGD
- a CDS encoding Mov34/MPN/PAD-1 family protein, translating into MCVDEGYMKPRITVSISQTLMEAILENAKLIYPKETILLLRGEKSKDTIKITDLIVPPLATYGQGFANIPTHMLPMDFSIIGTVHSHPSGNLMPSPADLNHFLGKILMIVGFPFADSRNVAAYNNEGERLTLEITET